The sequence tcaaccaagtcagcgagcctgaccacccgatcccgttagtcgcctcttacgacaaggatagtcgccttttatgacaagcatgggttgctgacggcctattctaccccgggaccttcaggggtttACAGATTATATGACGTGAACAAAATGTCGTCTGTCTCTCGATAGGAttttaaaatcagtgaaacatattctgacagACTTAAAAATGCTATAAACGTGGTTATTTACGCTTACCCTGGGTGTTCaaacgatgacatgtataaAGTGGTATCAGTAAAGCAGGGGAAGTGTATATAATAAAGAGTACAAAGAGAACTAAAAAAAAACAGCTGACTGCACAGTTTTCGAACTCAGTGCACTGCATGCGTCATATTACGACGTCAAACAATTGTTAGCACTATAACTTCTCGGCAGTTTGATGGTTACCATGGCAGCGGGTAATATTTTTTTCCTCCTAGGCGGGTGACACCGAAACCTATTACAGGGCCATTTACCAATGAAATTTAAGTATTTTACGTGAAGGTGAGATAACACAGCGCCAAGCCTTGTGCAATATGGATCATTTAAATGATTACCAACACGAGTGAGACACAAAGGAGTGCCAATAACGCTGGTGTCCTCACATCAAAAGAGAGTCAGATTTGCTGCCGAACTCCTCTGAATTTGACGAGGGTAGTCTCGACGTTGTATTGAGGCAAGATTCATTTTCCAAACTAAAGGAGACTGAGTTTTATGCATATCAGATTCTGATTTCCAAAGATTCTCTGTTTACATTTACCCCCGGTATCTCATATTGCCTGACCTTTCATTTTTATCAGTACGGTCTAACATTAAACCAAGAGTGGTACTTATATCAGAGCCACGTTACTCAAGGCGATCATAGCActatgatagtcgtaagttaatgtttaagtatgggagttacgactgtcgtagctctACGGTCGCcttgaggaacggggccctgGACTTTATTTTGCGTTATAAGAATGAATATGGCATAAAATGGAGTTCTATAGCAAATGATAATGGAGGATTCATCATTTTGTCAGATGCCATCAATAGTAGAAGATTTGCTGCTGCTGAAGGTCCAAAGATAAAATAATTGATTTTCTCCTGCTCATCTCAAGAGATGACCTTGGTGGTAAAAGAGTATATCTTATagacatatacagtggaagctgtcaaaaccgacaCCTGTCCAATCCTTTGTGATTGTGGTGACACGTACATCGGCGAAACTTTTAGTTTAGGCCCCTCAACACCAGACTGAAAGAACATCAGGCATCCGTCAACAAACTTGACCTCAAATCGGCTGTTTCCGAACACATCAACAAGAACCAGGACCACACCATCATATGGGAAGccactaaggccctatctgtcAACAACAGCAACTGGCGGCAAAGGAAATTGCAAGAGGCCATAGATATCAGAAGAAGCCAACCAGCTATCTACCGTGACCAAGGAACACATCTCCCTAGTGCTTGGGACTTATTAATATTGGAATAATTCCTTATCATTGCTGCCCACTTCATCCTTGTACATACTACCAACAAGGCCCACTCCCACTTGTTACATGCCGCCACTGTTACCACATCAGCCACGCCTGGAACAACACTCCCTGGCTTCCCTTGTCCATTAAGCATGGGATAGTCGTCATCAGCATactcatttgtcttcgtcaacgtaatgttcatcaaaatcatcagctaattctccagtcatcctTACCACGAGCCGATGACTACAGGCCCCCGTTGACATCTTCAACGCGTGGTGATCGTCAGTGCTAATGTATTCGGGGAGCTAGCTTGATGATCTTGTAAATCACGAGGGGAACATTCCAATCTCATTGTGAACTCCTGCAATATCTATGGCATATTCAACTGTTGACATTTATGAGGAATCCACATTACAGGTTACGGGGATGGAATATATATGAGCGACAGCCGATCGGACCTGTACTCCACTATAGTCTCTTAATGCGGCTATTCGGTCGGTAgcggtagcccagtggttaaagtgttcgttcttCAGttccaagacccgggttcgattcctaacatgggtacaatataacATTGTGAAGATCATCTGTGATGTCCCCAgccgtggtattgctgtaatagtgctaaaagcgttCATGAAGTATATTAGTACTGATATAATTGACAGAGATCGATAATCGttaaccaactaaagaagtctgaacaactaaactatgccttcgtaaTCATCAGCgtattcattcatcatttcGTCATCGTAACAGTCATCAAAATCATAAGCTAATTCACCCCGAGCCGATGACTACATCCACCCGTTGACACTTGATACAAGTTCCCCGTTTCTGTAGAGCGTTATACCGAGGCAGGTATAACAAGTAATTTCAAGTTATTTACCATCCAAATAATATCGCGGCAGGGGACACAACTCGCTACCCCGCCGCTCCTCAAGATAAGAAGCCACGTGGAAATAATATGCTATGAAATATTAATCAAAAGGAAAGACTCCATAGGCGTCTGTCATTCAGTGTTCACATGACATAGTCTAAACGCCTTACAACATCCCTAAAACAGGAGATCGTATCTGCAGTATCTGCAGTTCATGAATATGTGGGTTTCATGGAAGTAGTACCTCTAAAAATGTCCATAGTCCATCAGTTCGAATGTGTTTGCCAATACCGGAAGACGCTCTAATGCACATAGTATTGAAACCCACATTTCATGCTGATGGGCTACATGACATTACCATCGTCCCCTATTTATTGATATAAGGAAAGAGCAAAGTATCACTGTTGTCATTCTGTCTGCACGAATCCAGCCCCCGAACAACGTCTCCAAGCACGACTAGTTCTATTCATTGGCCCACGTCTAATAACAGTTGCACCCGAACAACGCCTGTGCAGCTGTTTTGTCAGTAAGGGGCAAATGTTTGACCCCAACAGCGCCTAAAACACTACATTTCAGAAAAATGCCTACAGCTGTTTTGCCATGTCAACACCTGGACAACTACAGGGCCTGAACAATGCCCGAAAAACCGCATCGTTTGAACAACGCCTGCTGCTGTTTTGTCACTTCAAACCCTGAACAACTACAGCTCCTGAACAACGCCTGAAACGAATGCATCATCCAAACATTGCTTATACAAATGTTTTGGTCGAACAGCACCTGAAAAACTGCAGCTCTTGAACAACGACTACCTTAGCGACGCATGAACAACAAGAAGACCCGAACAGCTTGCAGCTGTTTGCCCTAGGAATGCATGAACTACTAAAACGTTCGAACTAGGCCTGATACACTGCACCATTCAGAACAATTCCTGAAACTCTGTGGTAACCGAGCAACGCTTGTATAACTATTTTGCTCTAAAACACCTCAGACGCAAGCCCCGGCACGTAAGTACACATCTTGTTTCAATATCTTCTAAGCAAATACGTAACCCTTCTAATAGTCGTTTTAATATTTATCAAACTAACACTTCTACAGCTGAAGCGTAGGGTCTTCATCATTAACTTCAAACCCTTTCACTGTACAGGCCGACGCTCTCACCACAAACAAGATAATATACTATTCACAAAAAAGTAGTGGATATTCtatttgcgagcataccacttgCCAATGCCAAttaatatgagaaaaagtaacatatatccacacagatgaaacatttccacagGAATTGAATACACATCTTCCTTTAATTTCTCATCATTTGTCTCCCTTcttgacttcatcatttgcattgaatcgatcttgtaaatccaataccCAATACTTTTTGGATTGGTATATAATCAAGCACCTCCCAGGTCCACTCTCAGTTAAGTTCATCAGATGAACCCATCAAGATCCAACGACCAGATAAACCTGTACCCACTAACATTCTCAACACGAAAGTAACCTTTCAAAAATCAAATCTATTGTTCTCATCACCAAACTAACCCTTCCACACTCCGATCTCATCACCAAACTGGATCTAATTTTCTCATCAAGAATATATTTCTTCAACCCTCAGATCTGATGTTCTCATCACAAGTTTAGATCTAATGTTCTCATCACCAACCTAGTACGTCCACTCTCAGATCAAATGTTCTCATCACCAAACTGGATCTAATTTTCTCATCACGAATCTATTTCTTCAACCCTAAGATCTATTGTTCTCATCACCAAATTAGATCTTCTCACCATAGACCTAGTTCTTCCACTCTGAAATCTAATGTTCTCATCATCAACCAAGTTCCTCCACTCTAAAACGTGATGTTTTCACCAGCAAACTAATCCATTGTTCCCAATACCAGACTAGTACCTTCACATTCACATCTAATATTACCTTCACTAGTTCTTCCGCATCCAAATGTTGTGTTCTCTATTCAAATAATCtagtctgtacataatctagtctagaccagacaattcagtgatcaacaacatgagtatcgaacTACTCAATCGGAAACCTATGACATGCGTCAGCCATGTCAGGGAGTCACCCAATCGTGTTAgttgaagatcagttataacccggatcttcacgagtatcAAACAAACATTGTCAGAGATATTCTTTTCTTCAATGAAACACTTTATTCTTCaattccagaaacaaaatggccGTCTCTGTAAACTCGACCTTGACCGATGAGGGACTATCCACCGAGCTTCGCATCTTTCACTCGGTCTGTTCCATCACAATTGCTGTGGCGGGGACAGTAGGCAACAGCTTCAGTATCTACAGGTTGACTCAGAAGGGCAGGAAACACCAAACCTGTAACATATATCTTGCAAACCTCAGCGTCAACAACCTACTCAGCTCCGGAATCATTCTTCCCCTCATCGGTATCAACTCCTTCTTTACTGGCTGGATCTATGGCACTGCGTTCTGCAAACTCTTTGCATATTTCACATATACCAACGTTTGTGCTGAGATGAACGCTTTTAACCTTCTGACGTTCAACCGTTTCTTGAAAATAGTTCATCCCAAGACATACAACAGTGTGTATGAGAAAACGAGAAATAACATCATTCTCATAGCTGTTGGCTGGTTAATGTATGCCGTGGTCTTCATCTTTCCAGCAACTGACGTTCTGGGGCATTTTGGGTACGATCCTGACAAAAACTACTGTGCAATTAAAAGAAAAGACAACTTTGCCAAGATTTTTGCTGTATGCATTCTTTCAACGACTGTTCCCATCATCATCTTCAGCTACGTGTCCATCTTCTGCAAATTTAAGAAATCCAAGCAGAAGATAGCAGATAAGAAGCCAGATGTGGGAAAAACGAACACCGGAATCCAGTCCAAACAGGAAATGCGGCTTCTGCGTATGATCATTATGATCATGATATGTTTTTTGGTGACCTACACCCCGTATATGGTAATGAATGTTGTTGACCCATCCATGGACCTTGCCGGACGATGGATACACACAGCTGCTACTTACATCTCTTGGACGCACCTCTTCCTCAACCCAGTCATATATACACTAAAGAACCCCATGAAGTGAACGAGCAAAGGTCGTCTCTGGGTACTAGTGAAGGTCGTCTCTGGGTACTAGTGAAGGTCGTCTCTGGGTACTAGTGAAGGTCGTCTCTGGGTACTAGTGAAGGTCGTCTCTGGGTACTAGTGAAGGTCGTCTCTGGGTACTAGTGAAGGTCGTCCCTGTCAACAATACTGTTGATGACGATCTGTCATCACCAAACTACCTTCTTTGCCTGTCAAGATGTTATGTTCCATTTCACATCTGACTCTTTTTCTTACGGAATCCTTATGGAGGACAGATCCCTTTTATTGCATAGAGCAATGAGATTGTTGATGGAGTTGACTGCTATGTCACCATGGTGACCAAACAACACAGGCAGGCAACAGCGAACGCACCCTGGCTAATTTGCACACCCGGTAACCACACTTATTTGTTTTGGCAAACTAATGTGCCTTGCCTTGCTTTGCCAAATGAACATCGTTCCGTACACCCCACATGCTGTTTACCATTTGTGTCAAGACATcactacaaataaacaaactggAGAGGAGACAATGGGAGAAATGTCAAGATACACAGATATATTTCATTGTTCAAGCATTCGCTTGAATGTTAGACGGGATAGGTGTGAAATTTGAATTTGCAGTTTTGGACAGCACTCATCACAGCTTGGTGGAATGACTTGAAGATTTGTCAGATGAGTCATTATCATATACAATTTAGTGTCGGTATAAGGTGATCAGAATAGCCTGCCATTCCTGTATGAGTGCATCCACTACAGCTTGTCAACTGGCAGGAGGTGGGTTACGAGCACGGCTTTGATAATAGGTTGGCTCACAAGCTTTTGATTTGCGAGAGATCTGACGATCAACATGACCATGGTAGAATATTTATATTATTCAACTGAACAGTCCTGGCAGTATCAGAATTGGTTGTCAATTCTTATGCCTGTACGTtttttacacacacacgtacgcacagacacacacacgcacgcacacacgcacgcacattgTAATGGAAATTTCACTCGCGAAAGATCTGGATTACATATGTATTTCAGCACGTTGTCCAAATACTTCGGAACTTCTGGGAACGACAGGAGATGCTTACACTGTAATCCCTTTtcctgaacacctggtgtcatcactgatttcttAGTGATCCATTCATATgctgaaccgcaaaagaaaatGTGATAATGTTATAATGTGGGTGATGATGACGCTGCGTCCATGAAACAACATCACGACTGGGCGAATTCAATTTAGCCTGAAGCCAAGAAGTACAGTGGGTACATGCTGGaggataacgtccttgaccttagATTCGGTATAGGTGTTTGAAAGACTGTAAACCAGTAACAAGATTCTAGCCAAATATGTCAGTACGTTTAACTAAAGGAACGTGTATTGGCAGATTTCAATGAACGAGCAGGCGTTTGTGACTCACGAAGACCTTTATCAGTGTAAGAATTCTTCCATTTGGTATCAGTAACACTCCAGGCACCTCTCAGAAGCTGACAGTGAAACATCTGGGTCATATTGTCATGGGATATCCCTCTCCTAGGTTTCAGCTGTCAGTCTATTTATCACAAATGTCAAAGCATAAACTACTTTGCTTTGTTGAAACGAAGTGGCGAAATGAGTTTTGTGTTCATTTACGGTGTGTTTAGATTTAAATTTCCTATCTGAGGGGACATGATTGTCAATgtttttaaaactgaaaaaccCCGAAAATCACACCAAATAATGCATCCGTTAAGTATTCAATTGGATGTAATCAAGTTTTGCATAATACCGTTTCTTCTCCCACATATTCCAAATGTACCTTCTCGTACCTACTTGCTTTCCCTATTCTAGAGTGCTTGCATAGATCCGGGTACTCCTGAAAATATTAGAAAGCTTAACAGTTCGGTTTTTCAAGGCTGCTTAGATCATAGATGTCACTGTGAAGCCCCGTTGAAATTTCAGGAGCTCAAAACCTTTACTTTGAGGAACAGGACGTGAAATAGATTTTTACTCTAGGACTTTAGCAAATAGTTTTGTTTTATTCGTGAAAATAGGCTCTGGTATATTTTAGGGTCATTTGGTTATAGGGCAATGAATAGCGCATACTTAAATGATACACCATAAGCCTTTGTGATTGGATGCTATAGACTGTTATCATTTGCTTGGTTGGTGTTCGACTGGTTGcccattttttttctaaaaattgGAGTGTGGTGAATGAAATGACTCATTTCATCTGTCCTGGCCTATTGTAAGTCACATTTTATCACTTATGTACACTCCCCATCAAAAGTGTAGACTTATTTAACACATTCACGATATGTTATGTCTATATAGGTGGCTACATCGACGATAGATTTCTCCACTAAGTTtagggaaccaactgcaaaccctATATAGATGAACTGTATCATGCATTGAATTGCTGGAAAGCATGTGCAAGTAGGCTGCATGTGAACAGATCCGTTATGGTGTAAAGCGTtgttaagtgaatgagtgagtttagttttacgccgtactcagcaatattccagctatatggcggtggtctgtaaataatcgagtctggaccagacaatccagtgatcaacaacatgagcatcgatctgcacaattgggaaccgatgacatgtgtcaaccaagtcagcgagcctgaccacccgatcccgttagttgactcttacgacaagcatagtcgccttttgtggcaagcatgggttgctgaaggcctattctaccccgtgaccttcacgagTCGTGTTGTTAAgaattttcactgagtttcattatttgttgaactcatgacaataatcttttcaacgctACGATTTGTCTACAATGCATCAGTTCACGTGTAAACTGTACCTTTATACAGTAAGGAATATTCTGCAAAATCTGGTTTTAGAACAGTTAACTAAAGTAAGTGGATGTATATACACACGTGAGTCAAAACTGTTGATGGGTCGCATATATCCCTCAATGAAAAGTAAACACCCTGTGCAACTAACTTTTACTATATGAAAATAATTTGCTCAGGGGAAATATACTTACGTTGCTTAAATTTATCATGGCCATAATTTGTATGAACAAAATGTTCAGCCTTTTGTGGTTATATCTGTAAACTAGACTGTGCTCCCATGGTCGCTTATGGCCCTTGAAATGTTGTCTGTCTGTCGACTTATTCAAGCTATAAGGTGACGCTTTTTGGTAATCCGTGATGTCCTTAACCAGTATAGCTCAtaagtgagtaaggttttaccctgctttcagcaatattccaccaatatgacGACGggttattgtacccatgtggggaatcgaactcgagtctcggcgagcgaacaccttaaccactagactgctAGCTACATAGATGATAGctcagttgtgtactatatgtgCACAGCATCGTTTGTAATTTGGGCAACTAACAAGGAAGTAAGGTCTAACCTTCAGTGTGTGTAGATTATATCGCAGCTGCAGCTGATCTAGTTGCTGAAAATGTACAGGATGGGATAGTGAAAGGATGAACTGCAAACGAAACGAAAGTATGATAtcaagagattgtgtcatttttatcaaatcTATCTTTAAAAACTTTGCAAAGAATTTTTAGCCACCATAGCACTCTTGTCACAGGACGACTGACTGTAAAGACACCAAACAATTGCTAGGTCATGTTCTAGATTAGCTATGTCATCTGAACTTGGGCACCGcccccttttgtcctgaaatattccccCCATCATTTCTCAAAAATCCTCTCCTACATGCAAGTAATACTGATCACCGCAATGTTTggaacatccttgaatattcaTTCATAGCTGGGTGGAATAACATGCATACAGCTGGGTTAAGTATGAAACAAACCCATTCATAGGATTATCTGTAAAAGAAAACTCGCACAGAGTCGAAGATTGTGTGTTATTAAACCACCACGCCATCAACAAAGAATAAAACAACATGTTATACATAAAACATCATACAATCATGTccgtcatagagctggaatattgctgagtgagactGTAAACAACAAGCAAGGTAAAAGTCAAACATTATGACTTTGCTCACGAAATCCGAACGTGGCCATATTGTGACTATTGAGGCAGAATTCCATTTCCAAGCACCTGAAGACTGCTTTCTTTCTTGCTACATGTGATTTGGTCCGCCCCTTTTAAAAAGAAACAGACAAATGTCCCATGAAATCAAAACATCTCCCTTCAAATCCGCATCAAATGGTCAACATGAGTATACCATGGTGAGGTTTtatcaaaaaacaaacatacctAGATTTTATTAGCATATCTGGATTTTGATTTAGTTTACAGGAATAATGGTCTCTTCAAGATGGAATGTAAAAGAAAATATCGCTGATCTTCTGTAAATTCAAGAGTCGTTATTACGTTATGTCTTGCATGTACATGCTAACCAAATAACTCTCTTATTGATGATGCTTAGTTTTTGCAGCTCGTGCACGTGGTGCATGTCTGCATCATTTGAAGTATCTGCAGTCATCAATAGTAATAGATGTGCTCATTACGAAGCAACAAAGGAAGAATAATTGATACCCCCTCCCTTCCTCGTCTCAAGACGCAAGAAATGTAGACCAATCCTATGTTAAATAGCAGACCACGTGAAATTTAGGACACTCCAGTATCAAATAAAAGCTGAAAATCCTCAGTTGTCTGTTATTGTAACCAGAAGGTCTGAATGTCTGACAGCCTCTGAACAACAGCATCACACAGGCAACGTCCTAACAGCTAACGACTGAAGAACTTGTGACTGAAATCCGCTTTTACAACTGCACCACTCCAACAAAGCCTGAATCAGTGACACCTAAATATCGTCTAAATAGCCGACCCAATCCGCCTCTGTTCACCTGTATTACTGGAGTGAAGTCGGAATAACTGAAAGTCTGAAATTCGTCCAAACAATCAACGCCTGACATTCGTCCCAACAATCGACACCTGAATTTCGTCCCAACAATCGATACCTGAAGTTCGTCCCAACAATCGAGACCTAATATTCGTCCCAACAATCGACACCTGGAATTCGTCCCAACAATCGACGCCTGAAATTCTTCCCAACAATCGACACCTGAACCTTGTCCAAACAAGCGACGCTTTGAAATTCCTTTTCAGCAACTGAAATACTAGAGTATAATCGGACTAACGGACATCTGGACTTCTTTCCAACAATCGACCCCTGAAAAATCATCACAGAAACCGATGTATCAGAGGTTTGTCTGACAAACTGACGTCTGAAATTCTGCACATCTGAAGCTTACAAATATCCATAACAACTGTCCTGGAACAAATTCTAACAAAGTCACGAGTAAATTCCGTCTGAATTGCTGAAGTTTAAATTCTTCGCAACAAGCGAAGAACCAAAAGCAAAGTCCACAACTAACCACCGAGCAGACTCGGAGCCACTGAACAACTGAACGCCAACAGAACACCTGTAAAACTGGATCGCCGGTTCAGGTGAACCGTTAGACTGGTAAGTTATATTTCCGCACTTCACATATCAATATATCTTTGCTGCACTacagtgatattccagctatatgacgaaaTGCATCAGCTCCATTAAACCATTTCTATTTAGCCAGTTAAACAGCATGGGTACTATAGTAGACAAATTGAAAGGGGAGCGGGGGTGTTGGGTTATACATGACTTCGCTGCAGCTaatataaacattattttaaacatttttcgaGTAAAATTACCTTAACGTTGTTGATACCAACAGTGATCGATATTACATAgatgtgaaaacaaacacaagtcCACACATTTAGATGTCAGTAAAATCTTTATTTAAACGtacttacgttttacatccGTATTGTCCGTGTTCGTGTAATCTGAATTTGCCGCCATTGTTACCATAGTACAAGTATACGGAGATGTTTATTCAACAGGTTGTTTATTTTAGTCAGGTTCGTCCGGattacaaagcattgttctcGTAGCGAGTTGATTGGTTAAACATTGTAAAGGCTGAAAGG comes from Haliotis asinina isolate JCU_RB_2024 chromosome 13, JCU_Hal_asi_v2, whole genome shotgun sequence and encodes:
- the LOC137260010 gene encoding protein trapped in endoderm-1-like translates to MAVSVNSTLTDEGLSTELRIFHSVCSITIAVAGTVGNSFSIYRLTQKGRKHQTCNIYLANLSVNNLLSSGIILPLIGINSFFTGWIYGTAFCKLFAYFTYTNVCAEMNAFNLLTFNRFLKIVHPKTYNSVYEKTRNNIILIAVGWLMYAVVFIFPATDVLGHFGYDPDKNYCAIKRKDNFAKIFAVCILSTTVPIIIFSYVSIFCKFKKSKQKIADKKPDVGKTNTGIQSKQEMRLLRMIIMIMICFLVTYTPYMVMNVVDPSMDLAGRWIHTAATYISWTHLFLNPVIYTLKNPMK